In the Glycine max cultivar Williams 82 chromosome 6, Glycine_max_v4.0, whole genome shotgun sequence genome, TCAGCTCTTTTGTATATATCTTATTAgatttcttaactttttttggAGCTGCTTCTTTGTGTTCCTTCAATTGGTGTGACTCAATAAGGTCACTGTCAGAAGCTCCTCTATGAATCTTTTGTTCTATTGACTTGGCTTCCCTTTCTGCAGCAGCCAGTAAATCAGACTCTGATGACCTGCCGGCTTTCTTGGTGACAACCCATTCATAAGAGCTGCCCAATTGGAAGAGACCAGATACCATTGCATTGAATTTTGTGACGGACATGGTGTTTTCGAAAAGGAGGTAGGGGACAATGAAAGGAAAAGATTTTGGAGCAGGTAGAATATTAAGGAGTGACATAAATACAGGCACATAGCAGATCACCCACAATGGAAGCTCTGCCTCTGGTACAAACATGGTTAGAGGAAGAATTATGCAAAATAAGGTGAAGGAGTAAAAGGGAAGGATCAGTTTCCTCAGTAGAAAAAATAGCAGTATTAAGTTTGCTTTCTTCCATGGAGACACCTGCAGTGATAGAGAATTTTAAGTGCCTATTATAAGTCATACTTGCAACTTATCAGAATATGCTTTTCTTCGGTCACTAATCTAATTATTACTTCAAGCCGAGTATCATATATACCTTAGATCTCACAATTGCTGGAAGACACAACCTAAAAAGTTGCATAGGACCTGAATGCCAACGGTGTTGCTGCTTCCTATAAGCTTCATATGATTCAGGAACTTCACAAGGTACctgaaaatttacaaaattaacaaattcaaGGGATATGAGATGAACATAAAAGTCACAGTTCAAAAAAGGTGACATAACTAGTCATATTAAGCATAGACAAGAATACTACTACTCTACAAGTAAGGAAGATAGATTCTCATTTATACCTTTACATCATTTAGGAAGATAAATTTCCAACCATTGAGATGAGCTCGGACAGCAATGTCCATATCTTCTACAGTTGTCCTCTCTAACCATCCCCCAGACTCTTCCAGGGCCTTGATTCTCCAAACACCAGCAGTTCCattgaaaccaaaaaaattgagaaatatcCCATTGACCTGCTGTTCTACCTCAAAATGGAAGCATAAGTTAATATTTTGGAGACGAGTCAACAAATTCTCATCCTTGTTTACAAAAGACCACCTTGCTTGGACTAAACCTAGTTCGGGATTGTCctgtaatgaaaaaaaaaaaaaagcatttgcaGATATTAAAATGTGTTTAACATGCTTTCCAACAATTTTTACTGAATATGTTTGATACTCTTCACTCAACCTTGAAATGTGGCACAGTTTGCGTAAGAAAATCAGGATTTGGTTGAAAGTCTGCATCAAAAATTGCAACAAACTCATAGTCTTTCACATAGTCACAGCTCATTGCAGAGTTAAGATTTCCCGCTTTATATCCAGTCCTGACTAAGCGATGCCTATAGATTATATTGATTCCCTTTTGGCTCCATTTAGAGACCTCTGCCTTAATTAACCACTGTATGCtctcatcatcagaatcatcaaGTACTTGAATCAGTAAACGATCTCTTGGCCAATCAATGCCGCAGACTGCAGAAATGGATTGATCATACACCTGCATTATCCAGTGTGTGCAAAGTGAGAAAAGTATATGTTTATCAAGTGAACTTTATGTGTTGCCATTGATTACAAGAGTTAAAAATTACTCCACACAACACACTACAACATCATGAGGAGACTGCTCCCTTCTCAATTACCAAGGTTCTGTGTATCatagaaaccaaaaataatgaTTACAATGCTAAGTATCAACCTAGATGCAACTATGTGTTTACTTCCCtcctattttccttttcttttattacgtGCATTCTTCTAATTCTTAAGCATTGCAAAATAGATAATCCGAACATTCTAAGTTCTACCTTCTTATGACGTTTGCAAAATCTATTCTTAGCTACATAAATACaagctaaaattaatatattgaagTTTGCTTCTAGCTTAAATACTAGATACAAACAGCTTGAGTTAGCACAATTGGAATCAACAAGTTTGGTGTCATTCATACCTCCCTCTCATTGCACATTGGAATTTGAACCAGAACCATGGGATAATAGCTTTCAGATCCTTCAACGTCGTCGCTCTCGAACGGACCCCCTTCAATCCTAGGCTTAACCTTCCTGTATTTGATCCAAAAGCACCCCAAGCAAAGGAGCATGCGATCCGCAGACTggataagaaacaaaacaacacaaaacTTGGAAAGTGCCTGTATAGGAGGGGCAATGTACTCGGCACGAAACGTTAACCAAGCAACA is a window encoding:
- the LOC100776577 gene encoding probable xyloglucan glycosyltransferase 5 is translated as MAPRLDFSNWWTKDTQKGTPVVVKMENPTFSVVEINGADAAFRPVEKSRGKNAKQVTWVLLLRAHRAVGCVTWLAAVLWALLGAIKKRLIHGQGVSVESESDKLEKGKLLFRVIRVFLVTSLAVLAFEVVAYLQGWHFGNPNLHIPRTSDLEGLLHLAYVAWLTFRAEYIAPPIQALSKFCVVLFLIQSADRMLLCLGCFWIKYRKVKPRIEGGPFESDDVEGSESYYPMVLVQIPMCNEREVYDQSISAVCGIDWPRDRLLIQVLDDSDDESIQWLIKAEVSKWSQKGINIIYRHRLVRTGYKAGNLNSAMSCDYVKDYEFVAIFDADFQPNPDFLTQTVPHFKDNPELGLVQARWSFVNKDENLLTRLQNINLCFHFEVEQQVNGIFLNFFGFNGTAGVWRIKALEESGGWLERTTVEDMDIAVRAHLNGWKFIFLNDVKVPCEVPESYEAYRKQQHRWHSGPMQLFRLCLPAIVRSKVSPWKKANLILLFFLLRKLILPFYSFTLFCIILPLTMFVPEAELPLWVICYVPVFMSLLNILPAPKSFPFIVPYLLFENTMSVTKFNAMVSGLFQLGSSYEWVVTKKAGRSSESDLLAAAEREAKSIEQKIHRGASDSDLIESHQLKEHKEAAPKKVKKSNKIYTKELTLAFLLLTASVRSLLSAQGVHFYFLLFQGVTFLLVGLDLIGEQMS